DNA from Cutibacterium acnes:
GGCGGGCATGCTGAGAAATTGGGGATTCACAGCCACGGTTTTGACGCTCATGGTTGCCGTCGCCCTGACACAGATGATGGTGATTTTTCTTTCCACCCCATATTGGCTTGAGAAAAAACATGCGGAAGAGTTGGCAGTCGCGCGGAGAGAGATTTCTGGGCCGGCGGTGACAACTGCTCAAGCTGTGCGGACTCCCGCATTCTGGCAGGTGTGGGCGATGTGGTTCGCTGGCGGTGGGGCTGCCATTACGATGATGACTTTTGCTGCCACTTACTCCGCACATCTTAACGATATTGGGGTGCAAGTAAGTGCGGTGGCTGCCGTCACAGCTTTCGTTTCCGGAAATGGACTGATACGGGTGGTTAACGCGATGCTGCTCGACCATATTGGCCCGACGGTGATCGGGGGTGTTACATCCGTGACCCTCGCCTTTGGCTACATGCTGTTGGGGTTCGTCGCCAGTGGCTGGGCACTCATCGTCGTGGCTTTTCTGGCTGGCGTCGCTTTGGGGACTATCTTCACGATCTCCCCTGTGCTATTGACGCCCCTTTTCGGTATCAAGCACTTTGGTCCGATCTTCGGCCTGGCTTTCAGCGCCTACGGCATTTTTGGGGCTTTTGCCGGACCGATGTTCAGTTCTTATCTGGCTCAACGGCTGGGATATGGCTTGGTATTCATCTACCTCGCGCTGCTGATGTTCTGGGCGTTCCTTTCCGTGCTCGCGGTCGGCCGCTCCCAGCAGCGAATGGCAACTTGGGCTTAGCGCAAGGTGGCCCTTCCGTTGTCAACCAGTCCCGACGGGGACCACGTTCATTCGGAAGGGCCACTGTTGGGCCATAGCTGTCAGGCCTGCCCGATCTCGCTGAGCATGGCGGTGAACCACGGCTGAGTGGTGTCGAAAGGCTTGCCGCCCTTGATCCGATCGAAGGCGATGTTCGTCAACGTGTCGCCGTTCTCCTCGTCCTGGCCGATAACGCCAGTCTTACCGGCCAGGGCGCAATCGACAGCGAGGTCAGTGCAGCGGCCGATGAGCTCCAGGTCAGCTTCGTTCGAGGCTGCCGAACGGGAGAAGTAGCCGGACTTCTGGACCATGACCTTTTCGGCACCGAGCTTGTCGGCGAACTGTTTGCCGAACCAAGCACCCGGGTTCACCTTGTCGAGCTTGACGTGACCAAAGGGATCGCGCGGGACTTCCTGACCGTCTTTTTCCATCTCCTCAATAATGGCGTCCAGGCCAGCCCCCTCGGACAGGAAGATAGTGACGTTGCCAACTTCGTCCATGACCTTGTTGAGGCGTGCGGCTTCGGCCTCAAGGTCGATGTGAGCCTCGGGGACATATACGGCGTGGACATCCCAGGCCTTCTTGGACAGCCCGATCTCAGGTAGCCACTGTTGAGTATCGAGCCATTCGCGGTATTTGGCGGCGGTAGCGGCGGTGAGCCAGCCGCAGTTACGGCCCATGACTTCGTGGACGATGAGCATGCGTGATCCGGAGTTGTGCTCGCCAACGATGTTCTGAGCAAAGCGGGAACCTTGTTCCGCAGCCGTCCAAGCACCTAGCGATTGACGAATCGGCACGACGTCGTTATCGATGGTCTTCGGCAGGCCAACGACGGTGAGGCCGTAGTTATTCTCAGCCAGATAGGCGGCCAGATCGGCGGCGGTGGTATTAGTGTCGTCACCACCGATGGTGTGCAAAATGTCAACCCCGTCGGCAACCAGACGATCGGCGGCAACCTTGAGCGGGTCGTCGCCTTCGGCGACCAGACCACGCTTTACGAGGTCGGCGGCGTTGGTCAGCTTGACCCGCGAGTTGCCAATCGGGGATCCACCAAAACGCTTGAGGATCTCGGCATTCTTGCGAACGGTGTCGGTGACCTCGAGGAAGTCTCCCTTGAGCAGGCCCTCGTAGCCGTGCTTGTAGGCGATGATCTCGACCTCAGGTGCTACCTCGGTGTAGCGCTGGATCAATCCACTGATCGCGGTGGATAGGCACGGCGCAAATCCGCCCGCGGTGAGGAGTGCGACCTTCTTGACGGCCATAGGGAAACCTTTCATTTGTCGTGTGGGGTAACGCTAGCAAGCCTATGGTATGTGTCGAACCGGCACACAGGGGAGTAAAAGTCAACCCTTGCCGGACCGATGGTTGTCGTGCTGTTCTGCTGGCATGACGATGCATCCCTCGTGCGATCGACACTCGACCCCACCGCTCTCGCGATGGCGTTTCCCTGTCTCCCCACAGCGACGTCGTGACGATCGCGGCGTGAGTATGTCTGTTCTTGTCACCGTGTTACTGCCAATCCTTCTGATATCCGCGGGGGTGGCAGTCGATGGTGCAGAGCGATCTCGGGCAGTACGCGTCGCCCACACTGTTGCCGCCGAGGCGGCTCGAGCCGGGTGTGAGGAAGGATCCGCGGCACAGCTCGTCGGTCAAGATGGGTCTAGTGCTGCTCGTATGGCGGCGGAGGCATCCGCGCGAAGGGCTAAAGCGGATGGACTAAGCCAGCTTGTCATCGATGTCAATGGAGACGCCGTCAGCGTCGCGACGGAAATCACCCGGCCTACTCGTCTATTAGCCCTTATTGGACTAACCGAAGTACACGGTCGGGCGAGCGAAATGTGTACTTTGCTGGCTCGCTGAGGCCGTTGCAGCGATACAATGATGAGGTGTCTAAGTATTTTCCGGTCC
Protein-coding regions in this window:
- a CDS encoding MFS transporter, with amino-acid sequence MFTLPPLFTAWWGAVTKASDASLGWVTTCAVLASGMLTYVAGIVRQQVGTRWMYVVATVLMLVSLAVVLVNPRSLPIAYVWALLSGASSAFTYSPSLTAVQEWFPRRLGLVTGLVNASFALPAAAAAPIVAGMLRNWGFTATVLTLMVAVALTQMMVIFLSTPYWLEKKHAEELAVARREISGPAVTTAQAVRTPAFWQVWAMWFAGGGAAITMMTFAATYSAHLNDIGVQVSAVAAVTAFVSGNGLIRVVNAMLLDHIGPTVIGGVTSVTLAFGYMLLGFVASGWALIVVAFLAGVALGTIFTISPVLLTPLFGIKHFGPIFGLAFSAYGIFGAFAGPMFSSYLAQRLGYGLVFIYLALLMFWAFLSVLAVGRSQQRMATWA
- a CDS encoding pyrophosphate--fructose-6-phosphate 1-phosphotransferase, whose product is MAVKKVALLTAGGFAPCLSTAISGLIQRYTEVAPEVEIIAYKHGYEGLLKGDFLEVTDTVRKNAEILKRFGGSPIGNSRVKLTNAADLVKRGLVAEGDDPLKVAADRLVADGVDILHTIGGDDTNTTAADLAAYLAENNYGLTVVGLPKTIDNDVVPIRQSLGAWTAAEQGSRFAQNIVGEHNSGSRMLIVHEVMGRNCGWLTAATAAKYREWLDTQQWLPEIGLSKKAWDVHAVYVPEAHIDLEAEAARLNKVMDEVGNVTIFLSEGAGLDAIIEEMEKDGQEVPRDPFGHVKLDKVNPGAWFGKQFADKLGAEKVMVQKSGYFSRSAASNEADLELIGRCTDLAVDCALAGKTGVIGQDEENGDTLTNIAFDRIKGGKPFDTTQPWFTAMLSEIGQA